One Aggregicoccus sp. 17bor-14 DNA window includes the following coding sequences:
- a CDS encoding TetR/AcrR family transcriptional regulator produces MRKGELTHQAILERAAQLASRVGLEGLSIGGLAEDLGLSKSGLFAHFSSKAELQVQVIEMAGELFSRHVVRPALARPRGEPRLRAAFEGWLDWGRAAALEGGCLFVAAAVELDDREGPARERLVQLQRDWLDTLATIARTCVSEGHFRADTDPEQVAHDLYAIALGYHHAARLLRDPRAIERAHRAFEALLAQHRPPAAQA; encoded by the coding sequence ATGCGCAAGGGAGAGCTCACCCACCAGGCCATCCTCGAGCGCGCGGCGCAGCTGGCGAGCCGCGTGGGCCTCGAGGGGCTGTCCATCGGCGGGCTGGCCGAGGACCTGGGGCTCTCCAAGAGCGGGCTCTTCGCCCACTTCTCCTCCAAGGCCGAGCTGCAGGTGCAGGTCATCGAGATGGCGGGCGAGCTGTTCAGCCGCCACGTGGTGCGCCCCGCGCTCGCCAGGCCCCGCGGTGAGCCCCGGCTGCGCGCCGCCTTCGAGGGCTGGCTCGACTGGGGCCGCGCCGCCGCGCTCGAGGGCGGCTGCCTCTTCGTCGCGGCCGCCGTGGAGCTGGACGACCGCGAGGGCCCCGCGCGCGAGCGCCTCGTGCAGCTGCAGCGCGACTGGCTGGACACCCTGGCCACCATCGCCCGCACCTGCGTGAGCGAGGGCCACTTCCGCGCCGACACCGACCCGGAGCAGGTGGCGCACGACCTGTACGCCATCGCGCTCGGCTACCACCACGCGGCGCGCCTGCTGCGCGACCCCCGGGCCATCGAGCGCGCCCACCGCGCCTTCGAGGCGCTGCTCGCCCAGCACCGCCCCCCCGCCGCCCAGGCCTGA
- a CDS encoding group II truncated hemoglobin, whose translation MTTTNDDWLPSLEDSPFTRLGGEPGVRALAERFYDEMDAHEPALARLHRLDEAGRVSRESRERFGLFLVGWLGGPQHYTERHGHPRLRMRHFQTPVDSAMRDAWLRSMGRALDAFEVKGGLRRFLDERFAQVANFLRNVPEEEAQPAAAGPAPELAQLGGVAKKERPS comes from the coding sequence ATGACGACGACGAACGACGACTGGCTGCCGAGCCTCGAGGACTCTCCCTTCACCCGCCTGGGCGGCGAGCCCGGGGTGCGCGCGCTCGCCGAGCGCTTCTACGACGAGATGGACGCGCACGAGCCGGCGCTCGCCCGGCTGCACCGCCTGGACGAGGCGGGCCGCGTCTCGCGCGAGTCGCGCGAGCGCTTCGGCCTCTTCCTCGTGGGCTGGCTCGGCGGCCCCCAGCACTACACCGAGCGCCACGGCCACCCGCGCCTGCGCATGCGCCACTTCCAGACGCCGGTGGACAGCGCCATGCGCGACGCCTGGCTGCGCAGCATGGGGCGCGCCCTGGACGCCTTCGAGGTGAAGGGCGGCCTGCGCCGCTTCCTCGACGAGCGCTTCGCCCAGGTGGCCAACTTCCTGCGCAACGTGCCCGAAGAGGAGGCGCAGCCGGCCGCCGCGGGCCCCGCCCCGGAGCTCGCCCAGCTCGGGGGGGTTGCGAAAAAAGAACGACCGTCCTAA